In a single window of the Leptospira sanjuanensis genome:
- a CDS encoding cbb3-type cytochrome c oxidase N-terminal domain-containing protein — MTHDSNKDFDGIRQEDNAMPAWWQWIFVTCIAVSAVYAVYFHKFSNWGQEVAYELEVQEHEAKFPKEAAVTSNDGSNPFRGNASAIAEGEKTFKTICAACHGPTGQGLVGPSLMDNEWIHGSADPQVYETIMKGIAADKTKLGRGPMPPHENSLGSEKVYQVMAWLASQNASIKASR; from the coding sequence ATGACTCATGATTCCAATAAGGATTTCGACGGCATTCGGCAAGAAGACAACGCGATGCCCGCATGGTGGCAATGGATTTTCGTCACATGTATAGCGGTGTCGGCGGTCTACGCCGTTTATTTTCATAAATTTTCCAATTGGGGGCAGGAAGTGGCTTACGAGTTGGAAGTACAGGAACACGAAGCGAAGTTTCCGAAAGAAGCCGCTGTTACGTCTAACGACGGTAGCAACCCGTTCCGGGGAAATGCGAGTGCGATCGCGGAAGGAGAAAAGACCTTCAAAACGATCTGTGCCGCTTGTCACGGCCCCACGGGTCAAGGTCTTGTCGGACCGAGCCTGATGGACAACGAATGGATCCACGGATCCGCGGACCCGCAAGTTTACGAAACCATCATGAAAGGAATCGCCGCGGACAAAACGAAACTCGGAAGAGGTCCAATGCCTCCGCATGAGAATTCTCTCGGCTCCGAAAAAGTGTATCAAGTGATGGCTTGGCTTGCTTCTCAAAACGCAAGTATCAAGGCGTCTCGTTAA
- the ccoG gene encoding cytochrome c oxidase accessory protein CcoG, which produces MVISRQISGKIRSARYLVEAFLLPFYFLLPWLRWGEHPLIRLDIPGRKFYLLGNIFTPQEGFYLHLFLIGMGLSLFFFTTLIGRVWCGWACPQTVFTDLFDLIGRTVLGSKYGKKDAPLFGKILVQKLWILVSILGALAWVSYFADPYEMISDIRSASFFSKPPTWIYFVLFFTMTLYLDMAFVREQFCKYACPYARFQTVMMDADSVNVTYDYKRGEPRRKAGTQVGDCTACNLCLVVCPTGIDIREGVNVGCIACGKCVDACTKTMGKEGKKTLIGYMSENQANKPGAKIRWIRPRSIVYGVLLFGVAIVSAILLYNRVPLYANVLPDRIIQPMEIPGGIVRNFYNAQILNMTFQNRNLGVSVEESTLHSPVRILLGGTEVPSISIQRNSSQDFRIILETEIKEEDLRKTSHQITLKIGDAENKNYVLKKKIPFRIPIQDRN; this is translated from the coding sequence GTGGTCATCTCCAGACAAATTTCCGGTAAGATTCGTTCGGCGAGATATCTTGTAGAAGCGTTCTTACTTCCGTTTTACTTCCTTCTTCCTTGGCTGCGCTGGGGAGAACATCCTCTGATCCGGCTCGACATCCCCGGAAGAAAATTTTACCTGCTCGGAAACATCTTCACTCCGCAGGAAGGTTTTTATCTTCATCTATTTCTGATCGGGATGGGACTTTCCCTTTTCTTTTTCACCACTTTGATCGGAAGGGTTTGGTGCGGTTGGGCTTGTCCTCAAACCGTGTTCACCGATCTGTTCGATCTGATCGGAAGAACCGTTCTCGGTTCCAAATACGGGAAAAAGGATGCACCTCTATTCGGAAAGATTCTCGTTCAAAAACTTTGGATTCTCGTGAGCATCCTGGGTGCCTTGGCTTGGGTTTCGTATTTTGCGGACCCATACGAAATGATAAGCGACATCCGATCTGCTTCGTTTTTTTCAAAGCCGCCGACTTGGATTTATTTCGTTCTCTTTTTCACGATGACTCTTTATCTCGATATGGCATTCGTGCGGGAACAATTCTGTAAATACGCATGTCCTTACGCAAGATTTCAAACCGTGATGATGGATGCGGATTCGGTCAACGTCACTTACGACTACAAACGAGGAGAACCTCGCAGAAAGGCCGGGACCCAAGTCGGGGACTGCACGGCGTGTAACCTTTGTTTGGTGGTATGTCCCACCGGAATCGACATTCGGGAAGGCGTCAACGTAGGTTGTATCGCATGCGGAAAATGTGTGGACGCCTGCACCAAAACCATGGGGAAAGAAGGAAAGAAAACTCTCATCGGTTATATGTCCGAAAACCAAGCGAACAAACCCGGTGCGAAAATTCGTTGGATTCGCCCGAGAAGCATCGTATACGGAGTTCTTCTTTTCGGAGTTGCGATCGTTTCCGCGATTCTGCTCTACAATCGAGTTCCGCTTTACGCGAACGTTCTACCGGATCGAATCATACAGCCGATGGAAATCCCGGGAGGAATCGTACGCAACTTTTATAATGCACAAATTTTGAATATGACCTTTCAAAACCGGAATTTGGGCGTTTCCGTGGAGGAAAGCACTCTCCATTCTCCCGTTCGAATCCTTTTGGGAGGAACGGAAGTTCCTTCGATTTCGATTCAGCGGAATAGTTCCCAGGATTTCAGAATCATTTTGGAAACGGAGATCAAAGAAGAAGATCTTCGTAAAACATCGCATCAAATTACGCTCAAAATAGGCGATGCGGAAAACAAAAATTACGTATTAAAAAAGAAGATTCCGTTTCGAATTCCGATTCAGGATCGAAACTAA
- a CDS encoding FixH family protein gives MALHRTMKFAFAWIGVAFVALIAATVVTIRYANNGYTGPIEKEYYEKGLNYEKSILEQRKMLAEGYSYASPLFELNGELKAGKNPISIRFLKSGHPVSGAKITVQIERSATDQWNQTLELREDSKNKGTYLGEIEFPEKGRWILSLRGETSGRTLEKTQELNIQ, from the coding sequence ATGGCGCTACACAGAACTATGAAATTCGCGTTCGCTTGGATCGGAGTCGCATTCGTCGCATTGATCGCCGCGACCGTGGTAACGATCCGATACGCAAACAACGGTTATACCGGACCGATCGAAAAGGAATATTACGAAAAAGGATTAAACTACGAAAAGTCCATTCTCGAACAAAGAAAGATGCTCGCGGAAGGTTATTCGTATGCGAGTCCGCTTTTTGAATTGAACGGTGAACTCAAAGCCGGAAAAAATCCGATTTCGATCCGTTTCCTGAAATCGGGCCATCCCGTTTCGGGTGCAAAAATCACGGTTCAAATCGAAAGATCGGCCACCGATCAATGGAATCAAACCTTAGAGTTACGGGAAGATTCCAAAAACAAGGGAACTTACTTAGGAGAAATCGAATTTCCGGAAAAGGGAAGATGGATTCTCAGCCTCCGCGGGGAAACAAGCGGGAGAACCCTTGAAAAAACACAAGAACTGAATATTCAATAA
- a CDS encoding heavy metal translocating P-type ATPase, with amino-acid sequence MQTLTITNCYHCNTQIRSEKEIVFGELKGKTETFCCSGCRSLATLLVENGLTRFYDLRGSETLEPVATERNNQEDLETPSVYQEYVVQKENGICETLITIGKIHCSACVWLNERVLSERDGVLEVRINFATARMKLVYDRNKVDLGEIFSIIRKIGYEPSLYSPLKAETKVGLFSKDLFLRMALAGFSWGNIMLFSIGLYAGYFTGIEIEFKRLFHYVSWIFATPVYLYSGYPFYKGAIESIKRRMLSMDTLLFLGVSLAYFYSVYVTLSDKGEVYFDSVCTIYFFILIGKFLESAIRLKAGRKIGELLSTLPEEYTVSRDDVELSVSPNKIQTGDFILLKNGNRVPVDGILRSTTAYFDESFLTGESKPVTRKEGESIFSGALCLSSNVRMSASTTAKESTLARISSLIESSLQTKPSIQRTTDRFSTYFIQVVFLIAIATFSIFGFYYGTWEAATLNTISVLIVACPCALGLAVPAAYVVSNLLHGSKGILVKNPDSLEILSRADRIYFDKTGTLTLGKLSIQEERFLKQEDPLRIYSILISLESKSTHPLAVGLKKEIEKKLEDLGQTPIPISWKELKEIPGNGIEAVSLNGNQTYRIGNKHFVTYGRVPQDGKIYLGCNREPIVSFSMEDTIRPEAESTIQTLNETIPFLGILSGDSRSNVQSLASALHLEHSFYELKPEEKLEEIQKAQNEGHTVVMVGDGINDSACLAAANLGISMGIASDLSIDKSDLVLLSNRLDSLVSAVRISKSTRKIIFQNILISLTYNSIMIPLAAFGFMLPVICAGFMTLSSLSVVLNSISLQWRTKL; translated from the coding sequence ATGCAAACCCTGACGATCACGAACTGTTATCACTGTAACACACAGATCCGCTCTGAAAAGGAAATCGTATTCGGAGAACTGAAAGGAAAAACGGAAACCTTTTGCTGTTCCGGCTGTAGATCCCTCGCAACCCTTCTGGTGGAAAACGGACTGACTCGGTTTTATGATCTCAGGGGATCCGAGACGTTGGAGCCGGTCGCTACCGAAAGAAACAATCAAGAAGATTTGGAAACTCCTTCCGTATATCAGGAATATGTCGTCCAAAAGGAAAACGGAATCTGCGAAACCCTGATTACGATCGGAAAAATCCATTGTTCCGCCTGCGTATGGTTAAACGAACGAGTTCTTTCCGAAAGGGACGGGGTTCTCGAAGTTCGGATTAATTTCGCGACCGCGAGAATGAAACTCGTCTACGATCGAAACAAAGTGGATTTGGGGGAAATCTTCTCCATCATCCGAAAGATCGGTTACGAACCTTCCTTGTATTCTCCCTTGAAAGCGGAAACCAAAGTCGGACTGTTTTCCAAAGATCTGTTTCTCAGAATGGCACTTGCGGGATTTTCCTGGGGAAACATCATGCTTTTCAGCATCGGACTCTACGCGGGATACTTTACGGGAATCGAAATCGAATTCAAGCGACTCTTTCATTACGTTTCCTGGATCTTCGCGACCCCCGTTTATCTTTATTCGGGATATCCGTTTTACAAAGGAGCGATCGAATCGATCAAACGAAGAATGTTGTCCATGGATACTCTTCTTTTTTTGGGAGTCTCTCTCGCCTACTTTTACAGCGTCTACGTAACGTTAAGCGATAAGGGAGAAGTCTACTTCGATTCGGTCTGCACGATCTACTTTTTTATTCTGATCGGAAAATTTCTCGAATCGGCGATTCGTCTCAAAGCGGGAAGAAAAATCGGAGAACTTTTGTCCACCTTACCGGAGGAATACACCGTATCGCGTGACGACGTTGAACTCTCCGTATCTCCGAACAAAATCCAAACAGGCGATTTCATTCTATTAAAAAACGGAAATCGAGTTCCGGTGGACGGAATCCTACGATCGACTACGGCTTATTTCGACGAATCCTTTTTAACGGGAGAATCCAAACCGGTCACTCGAAAAGAAGGAGAATCGATTTTTTCCGGAGCGCTTTGTCTCAGTTCGAACGTTCGGATGAGCGCCTCCACCACCGCGAAGGAGAGCACGCTCGCGAGAATTTCATCCCTCATCGAAAGTTCTCTTCAGACAAAACCGTCGATTCAAAGAACCACGGATCGATTTTCGACATACTTTATCCAAGTCGTATTTCTGATCGCGATTGCAACGTTTAGTATATTCGGATTTTATTATGGAACTTGGGAAGCCGCAACCCTCAATACGATCAGCGTTCTCATCGTCGCCTGTCCTTGTGCGCTCGGTTTGGCGGTTCCGGCGGCCTACGTGGTCAGCAATCTGCTTCACGGTTCCAAGGGAATTCTTGTTAAAAACCCGGATTCGCTGGAAATTTTGAGCCGCGCCGATCGGATCTACTTTGATAAGACCGGAACTTTGACCCTCGGCAAACTTTCGATTCAAGAGGAACGGTTTTTAAAACAGGAAGATCCGCTTCGGATCTATTCGATTCTGATTTCGCTCGAATCCAAATCCACGCACCCTCTGGCAGTCGGATTAAAAAAAGAGATCGAAAAGAAACTCGAAGACCTAGGTCAGACTCCGATTCCGATCTCTTGGAAAGAATTGAAAGAAATTCCGGGAAACGGAATCGAAGCGGTTTCCCTCAACGGAAATCAAACGTATCGAATCGGAAACAAACATTTCGTGACTTACGGCCGAGTTCCGCAGGACGGAAAGATTTATCTCGGCTGCAATCGGGAACCCATCGTATCTTTTTCCATGGAAGATACGATTCGCCCCGAAGCGGAATCAACCATCCAAACCCTAAACGAAACGATTCCATTCTTAGGAATTCTTTCCGGGGATTCCCGATCCAACGTTCAATCCTTGGCTTCCGCTTTGCATTTAGAACATTCTTTCTATGAATTAAAACCGGAAGAGAAACTGGAAGAAATCCAAAAGGCTCAGAACGAGGGACATACGGTCGTTATGGTGGGCGACGGAATCAACGACTCCGCATGTTTGGCGGCGGCCAATCTGGGGATTTCAATGGGAATCGCATCCGATCTTTCCATCGACAAATCCGATCTCGTGCTTCTTTCCAATCGTTTGGACTCTCTCGTTTCCGCGGTTCGAATCTCCAAAAGCACGCGCAAAATCATATTTCAGAATATTCTAATATCCTTAACGTACAACTCGATCATGATCCCGCTCGCCGCCTTCGGGTTTATGCTTCCGGTCATCTGCGCCGGATTTATGACGTTGAGTTCCTTATCCGTCGTCCTCAATTCGATCTCGTTACAATGGAGAACCAAACTATGA
- the ccoS gene encoding cbb3-type cytochrome oxidase assembly protein CcoS: protein MNALYLTIPMAMLIALGALVVFFWSLKSGQYEDIEGPKYRMLFDDDPPQTEKRNTGVSAKKEESRAD, encoded by the coding sequence ATGAACGCTTTGTATCTCACGATCCCAATGGCGATGTTGATCGCACTCGGAGCCTTGGTCGTATTCTTTTGGTCACTAAAATCGGGGCAATATGAAGACATAGAAGGTCCGAAATACAGAATGCTTTTCGACGACGATCCTCCGCAGACGGAAAAAAGAAACACGGGCGTTTCAGCGAAAAAGGAAGAATCCCGTGCAGACTGA